A single window of Streptomyces xanthii DNA harbors:
- a CDS encoding peptidoglycan D,D-transpeptidase FtsI family protein, which produces MNKPLRRIAIFCGLLILTLLIRDNWLQYVKADTLASDKDNRRVLIARYSTERGNIIVDGKPITGSTKTKGTDLKYKRTWKDGPMWAPVTGYSSQVVGASQIENLEDGILSGSDDRLFFRRTLDMITGKPKEGGNVVTTLDAAAQKAAYDGLKNRGKGAVAAIEPSTGKILALASTPSYDPSSFAGSLNEDGKTFSRLDKDKDKPLVNRALRETYPPGSTFKLVTAAAALEHGLYSGADERTDSPLPWTMPDTTTELKNEGNLPCKNATLREALRVSCNTVFGKVGSDLGKDKMRETAEKFGFNEEQFIPVRASASNFDKEMNRPQTALSAIGQYDTAATPLQMAMVGAAIANDGALMEPYMVDELKAPNLDTIEKHEPKEMSRPLSKENAQKLQSMMETVVNSGTGTAARIPGVTVGGKTGTAQNGVNNEGTPYAWFVSYAKTSSGTPVAVAVVVEDSDADRGDISGGGLAAPIAKSVMEAVINGKK; this is translated from the coding sequence GTGAACAAGCCCCTGCGCCGAATCGCGATCTTCTGCGGGCTGCTGATCCTGACCCTGCTCATCCGGGACAACTGGCTGCAGTACGTCAAGGCGGACACCCTCGCCTCGGACAAGGACAACCGCCGTGTCCTGATCGCCCGCTACTCGACCGAGCGCGGCAACATCATCGTCGACGGCAAGCCGATCACCGGGTCGACGAAGACCAAGGGCACCGACCTCAAGTACAAGCGGACCTGGAAGGACGGGCCCATGTGGGCGCCCGTCACCGGGTACTCCTCGCAGGTCGTCGGCGCCAGCCAGATCGAGAACCTCGAGGACGGCATCCTCTCCGGCAGCGACGACCGGCTCTTCTTCCGCCGCACGCTCGACATGATCACGGGCAAGCCGAAGGAGGGCGGCAACGTCGTCACGACCCTCGACGCCGCCGCACAGAAGGCCGCGTACGACGGCCTGAAGAACCGGGGCAAGGGCGCGGTCGCCGCGATCGAGCCCTCCACCGGCAAGATCCTCGCGCTCGCGTCGACGCCGTCCTACGACCCGTCGTCGTTCGCCGGCAGCCTCAACGAGGACGGCAAGACCTTCTCCAGGCTCGACAAGGACAAGGACAAGCCGCTCGTGAACCGGGCGCTGCGCGAGACGTATCCGCCCGGCTCCACCTTCAAGCTGGTCACGGCCGCGGCCGCTCTGGAGCACGGCCTGTACTCGGGCGCCGACGAGCGCACGGACTCGCCGCTGCCCTGGACGATGCCGGACACGACGACGGAGCTGAAGAACGAGGGCAACCTGCCCTGCAAGAACGCGACGCTGCGCGAGGCCCTGCGGGTGTCCTGCAACACCGTGTTCGGCAAGGTCGGCTCGGACCTCGGCAAGGACAAGATGCGGGAGACCGCCGAGAAGTTCGGCTTCAACGAGGAGCAGTTCATCCCGGTCCGCGCGAGCGCCTCGAACTTCGACAAGGAGATGAACAGGCCGCAGACCGCGCTCTCCGCCATCGGCCAGTACGACACCGCCGCGACGCCGCTGCAGATGGCGATGGTCGGCGCGGCGATCGCCAACGACGGCGCCCTGATGGAGCCGTACATGGTCGACGAGCTGAAGGCTCCGAACCTCGACACGATCGAGAAGCACGAGCCCAAGGAGATGAGCCGGCCGCTCTCCAAGGAGAACGCGCAGAAGCTCCAGTCGATGATGGAGACGGTCGTCAACAGCGGCACCGGCACCGCGGCGAGGATCCCCGGCGTGACGGTCGGCGGCAAGACCGGTACCGCGCAGAACGGTGTGAACAACGAGGGCACCCCGTACGCCTGGTTCGTCTCGTACGCGAAGACGAGCTCGGGAACCCCGGTGGCCGTCGCCGTCGTCGTCGAGGACAGTGACGCCGACCGCGGTGACATCTCCGGTGGTGGTCTCGCCGCCCCGATCGCGAAGAGCGTCATGGAAGCGGTCATCAACGGCAAGAAGTGA
- a CDS encoding FtsW/RodA/SpoVE family cell cycle protein — protein sequence MSSNSTTHTSTIGAIGAPSRRNTELALLVFAVVIPVFAYANVGLAIDGELPAGLLGYGLGLGLMAGVAHLVVRKFAAYADPLLVPLATLLNGLGLVVIWRLDQSKLLQSIDQAGNAAPRQLMYTAMGIALFIVVLIFLKDHRVLQRYTYISMLGALVLLLLPLVPGLGQNIFGARIWINVAGFSIQPGEFAKIVLAVFFAGYLMVKRDALALASRRFMGLYLPRGRDLGPILVVWAISILILVFETDLGTSLLFFGMFVIMLYVATERTSWIVFGLLMSAVGAVGVASFEPHIQQRVDAWLDPMREFQLSRQGIPGHSEQAMQALWAFGSGGTLGTGWGQGHSELIRFAANSDFILATFGEELGLAGLMALLLIYALIVERGVRTALAARDPFGKLLAVGLSGAFALQVFVVAGGVMGLIPLTGMTMPFLAYGGSSVIANWALIGILIRISDTARRPAPAPAPSPDAEMTQVVRP from the coding sequence ATGAGCAGTAACTCCACGACCCATACGTCGACCATCGGCGCCATCGGGGCGCCGAGCCGGCGCAACACCGAGCTGGCGCTCCTCGTGTTCGCCGTGGTCATCCCCGTCTTCGCGTACGCCAACGTGGGCCTGGCCATCGACGGCGAGCTGCCCGCGGGCCTGCTCGGCTACGGGCTCGGCCTCGGTCTGATGGCCGGCGTCGCGCACCTCGTCGTACGGAAGTTCGCGGCCTACGCGGACCCGCTGCTGGTGCCGCTGGCGACGCTGCTCAACGGGCTCGGTCTGGTCGTCATCTGGCGGCTCGACCAGTCGAAGCTGCTGCAGTCGATCGACCAGGCGGGCAACGCGGCGCCCCGGCAGCTGATGTACACGGCCATGGGCATCGCCCTGTTCATCGTCGTGCTGATCTTCCTGAAGGACCACCGCGTCCTGCAGCGCTACACGTACATCTCGATGCTGGGCGCCCTGGTCCTGCTGCTGCTGCCGCTCGTCCCGGGCCTCGGGCAGAACATCTTCGGCGCGCGCATCTGGATCAACGTGGCCGGTTTCTCCATCCAGCCCGGTGAGTTCGCCAAGATCGTGCTCGCGGTCTTCTTCGCCGGCTACCTGATGGTGAAGCGCGACGCGCTGGCGCTGGCCAGCCGGCGCTTCATGGGCCTGTACCTGCCGCGCGGACGTGACCTCGGTCCGATCCTCGTCGTCTGGGCGATCTCGATCCTCATCCTGGTGTTCGAGACCGACCTCGGTACGTCGCTGCTGTTCTTCGGAATGTTCGTCATCATGCTGTACGTCGCCACCGAGCGGACCAGCTGGATCGTCTTCGGTCTGCTGATGTCCGCGGTCGGCGCCGTGGGTGTGGCCAGCTTCGAGCCGCACATCCAGCAGCGTGTGGACGCCTGGCTCGACCCGATGCGCGAGTTCCAGCTCAGCCGTCAGGGCATCCCGGGCCACTCCGAGCAGGCGATGCAGGCCCTGTGGGCGTTCGGTTCGGGCGGCACGCTCGGCACCGGCTGGGGCCAGGGCCACTCCGAGCTGATCCGCTTCGCGGCCAACTCCGACTTCATCCTCGCCACCTTCGGCGAGGAGCTGGGCCTCGCCGGCCTGATGGCGCTGCTGCTGATCTACGCGCTGATCGTGGAGCGCGGCGTCCGCACCGCCCTCGCGGCCCGCGACCCCTTCGGCAAGCTGCTCGCCGTCGGCCTGTCCGGCGCCTTCGCCCTTCAGGTCTTCGTGGTCGCCGGCGGTGTCATGGGCCTCATCCCGCTGACCGGTATGACGATGCCGTTCCTCGCGTACGGCGGTTCGTCCGTGATCGCGAACTGGGCGCTCATCGGCATCCTGATCCGCATCAGCGACACGGCCCGCAGGCCCGCGCCCGCCCCCGCTCCCAGTCCCGACGCCGAGATGACCCAGGTGGTCCGACCGTGA